A region from the Malus domestica chromosome 07, GDT2T_hap1 genome encodes:
- the LOC108173675 gene encoding uncharacterized protein isoform X1, with amino-acid sequence MERMRKLCWFTLAFPSLFLLAALSEADAKPSFQKGKVSCSVVEYWSASSQGSCSFILPNPRRFSVGKGELEVCVNNEVSANSCNTTKTGAALLMLRFGPGTHNTTSETEYLTATPHAISDTANKFTIMRMGCCNSSTPKGEGNVKSLVPEAVSTGNITVAATFIFWFVTGLGATASKSRLICPPLTVTNITSTRQNVYFQYTLPYMDASDESINVTSEKKRILHILISSWVTSNIVKWFYDGTSTFFIIAEQVVPRLKSSGHTCSMSSNLCCSLGKPKNTSHIRRRVESMLSDLCCPCVSLQKSIGRSNSRSWFEISTTTNTLYKVEDLSGFSLSTKTQEYICHRKTGTGYIPVPHISVFPIKLTLGLGLLCAFLMFGISGVYLSVKKHKFINLKAKFFQKNGGLLLEQHISSHGSPKIFTSEELKVAADYYNQIHTFSPVESGKVHKGLLSNGAIVAITETVVEEGQIGRFINEVVTHTKINHENVVKLLGYCLETEAPMLVYVLARNGTLFDYIHHVNGKKALSWHILLKIASESAAALAYLHSAAETSKPMIIHGNVNSSNILLSDCFVAKVFGFGSSRLVRVPSNESQMNTLVQQTVGYLDPEYLQTGQLTDRVMSIALESSCYNF; translated from the exons ATGGAAAGGATGCGCAAACTCTGTTGGTTTACTTTAGCTTTCCCTTCATTGTTTTTGTTGGCAGCATTATCAGAAGCCGACGCCAAGCCCAGCTTCCAGAAAGGAAAAGTATCATGTTCTGTGGTCGAATACTGGTCTGCGAGTTCCCAAGGATCATGTTCTTTTATCCTACCAAATCCAAGACGATTCTCAGTGGGAAAAGGTGAACTTGAGGTATGCGTAAACAACGAAGTTTCTGCtaatagctgcaacaccactaaAACTGGAGCAGCACTATTAATGTTGCGCTTTGGTCCTGGCACCCACAACACTACCTCTGAGACCGAGTACTTGACTGCCACACCGCATGCAATCTCCGACACTGCAAACAAGTTCACAATCATGCGCATGGGTTGTTGCAATTCTTCCACTCCCAAAGGGGAAGGCAATGTTAAGTCTCTGGTGCCTGAGGCAGTGAGTACTGGAAACATAACTGTTGCGGCTACTTTTATTTTCTGGTTTGTTACGGGATTGGGTGCCACAGCATCCAAGTCCAGGCTGATCTGTCCTCCGTTGACAGTAACAAACATCACCAGCACGCGACAGAACGTGTACTTCCAATACACGCTCCCGTACATGGATGCATCTGATGAGAGTATCAATGTCACGtcggaaaaaaaaaggattttgcATATACTTATAAGTAGTTGGGTTACTTCTAATATTGTTAAGTGGTTTTATGACGGAACTTCAACTTTTTTTATAATAGCAGAGCAGGTTGTCCCGCGTTTGAAGTCCAGTGGGCACACGTGCTCTATGTCATCGAATTTATGTTGTTCACTTGGTAAGCCTAAAAATACGTCACACATAAGAAGGCGTGTTGAGAGTATGTTGTCTGACTTGTGTTGTCCATGTGTTAGCCTTCAAAAGAGTATCGGTAGGAGTAACAGTCGCTCATGGTTTGAAATCTCAACTACAACCAATACTCTGTACAAAGTCGAAGATTTAAGTGGCttttcattgtcaaccaaaacccaGGAATATATTTGCCATAGGAAAACTGGTACAGGTTACATCCCAGTTCCACACATCAGTGTCTTTCCGATAAAGCTCACCTTAG GTCTTGGACTTCTTTGCGCATTTCTTATGTTTGGGATCTCTGGGGTTTATCTCAGTGTGAAGAAACATAAGTTCATTAATCTCAAAGCCAAGTTCTTCCAGAAAAATGGAGGTCTATTATTAGAGCAGCACATTTCTTCACATGGAAGCCCAAAAATTTTTACGTCCGAAGAGCTAAAGGTGGCCGCTGACTATTACAACCAGATTCACACTTTTAGTCCAGTAGAGAGTGGAAAGGTTCACAAAGGACTTCTGTCAAACGGTGCGATTGTGGCCATAACGGAAACAGTAGTGGAGGAGGGCCAAATCGGGCGTTTTATAAATGAGGTTGTCACTCATACCAAAATCAACCATGAAAATGTGGTGAAGCTCTTGGGCTACTGTTTAGAGACTGAAGCACCCATGTTGGTCTATGTACTCGCCCGCAACGGGACCTTGTTCGACTACATTCATCATGTTAATGGGAAAAAAGCATTGTCTTGGCATATTCTTTTAAAGATAGCCTCAGAATCTGCAGCTGCTCTTGCTTATCTGCATTCTGCAGCAGAGACATCAAAACCAATGATCATTCATGGAAATGTCAACTCTTCCAACATATTATTAAGCGATTGTTTTGTGGCCAAGGTCTTCGGTTTCGGATCTTCAAGGTTGGTCCGGGTCCCTAGTAATGAATCCCAGATGAACACATTGGTACAGCAGACGGTTGGTTATCTAGACCCCGAATATCTCCAAACAGGCCAGTTGACAGATAGAGTGATGTCTATAGCTTTGGAGTCGTCTTGTTATAACTTTTGA
- the LOC108173675 gene encoding wall-associated receptor kinase 17-like isoform X2, with amino-acid sequence MLFTCLQKSIGRSNSRSWFEISTTTNTLYKVEDLSGFSLSTKTQEYICHRKTGTGYIPVPHISVFPIKLTLGLGLLCAFLMFGISGVYLSVKKHKFINLKAKFFQKNGGLLLEQHISSHGSPKIFTSEELKVAADYYNQIHTFSPVESGKVHKGLLSNGAIVAITETVVEEGQIGRFINEVVTHTKINHENVVKLLGYCLETEAPMLVYVLARNGTLFDYIHHVNGKKALSWHILLKIASESAAALAYLHSAAETSKPMIIHGNVNSSNILLSDCFVAKVFGFGSSRLVRVPSNESQMNTLVQQTVGYLDPEYLQTGQLTDRVMSIALESSCYNF; translated from the exons ATGTTGTTCACTTG CCTTCAAAAGAGTATCGGTAGGAGTAACAGTCGCTCATGGTTTGAAATCTCAACTACAACCAATACTCTGTACAAAGTCGAAGATTTAAGTGGCttttcattgtcaaccaaaacccaGGAATATATTTGCCATAGGAAAACTGGTACAGGTTACATCCCAGTTCCACACATCAGTGTCTTTCCGATAAAGCTCACCTTAG GTCTTGGACTTCTTTGCGCATTTCTTATGTTTGGGATCTCTGGGGTTTATCTCAGTGTGAAGAAACATAAGTTCATTAATCTCAAAGCCAAGTTCTTCCAGAAAAATGGAGGTCTATTATTAGAGCAGCACATTTCTTCACATGGAAGCCCAAAAATTTTTACGTCCGAAGAGCTAAAGGTGGCCGCTGACTATTACAACCAGATTCACACTTTTAGTCCAGTAGAGAGTGGAAAGGTTCACAAAGGACTTCTGTCAAACGGTGCGATTGTGGCCATAACGGAAACAGTAGTGGAGGAGGGCCAAATCGGGCGTTTTATAAATGAGGTTGTCACTCATACCAAAATCAACCATGAAAATGTGGTGAAGCTCTTGGGCTACTGTTTAGAGACTGAAGCACCCATGTTGGTCTATGTACTCGCCCGCAACGGGACCTTGTTCGACTACATTCATCATGTTAATGGGAAAAAAGCATTGTCTTGGCATATTCTTTTAAAGATAGCCTCAGAATCTGCAGCTGCTCTTGCTTATCTGCATTCTGCAGCAGAGACATCAAAACCAATGATCATTCATGGAAATGTCAACTCTTCCAACATATTATTAAGCGATTGTTTTGTGGCCAAGGTCTTCGGTTTCGGATCTTCAAGGTTGGTCCGGGTCCCTAGTAATGAATCCCAGATGAACACATTGGTACAGCAGACGGTTGGTTATCTAGACCCCGAATATCTCCAAACAGGCCAGTTGACAGATAGAGTGATGTCTATAGCTTTGGAGTCGTCTTGTTATAACTTTTGA